The following coding sequences are from one Verrucomicrobiota bacterium window:
- a CDS encoding penicillin acylase family protein encodes MSRILLIFALMAFLENDSTAALSPLEQALSGAQASPPHPGEILWDEFGIPHIYGPDLLTVVRGFGYAQMENHAELILQNIAAARGRSAEYFGPGEKGANVESDTRVVTYGIGPRAEEWYRQGGLPQRRLIDAFVEGMNAYAAAHRDGISPVFQPVLPLVPSDVPALFQFTIHFNFMLYQSNVAQLLAGWQHSQLNAGAAVQIKVHKASNGWALAPAKSVSGHPILVGNPQLGWGVNQPLPGLGVYQWMEANLVVGDPDHPLVNAYGVAFPGSPCLGIGFNDYLGWTHTNNAIKNADLYELQRSGDGYLFDGQVHPFDVRTSEIKVRQPDGALVPQTVSVLSSVHGPVIARRDDKALALRVAGLDTNSVMSQYWEMMLARQFGEFVQANRRLQMPFFNVIYADREGHIMYLFGGRQPRRSGGTYAEFAGILPGTSSKNLWTETLRWDELPRTVDPPGGFVQNSNDPPWFATFPQTIRTKDYPGYIAPDDMYFRPQHGATFLLSRPKFTPAEIIAGKMSTTMIMAQRVVPDLITAARASGDPTAAAAAAVLQRWDRNSNADSRGALLFQQWYRLYVADPNSPKDDRWGPSYPAFRQPFAPGSPLTTPRGLKDPARAVPFLVQAAKQLQAQYGRLDAAWGDANRILLATHDPAFQKTITLTNSPGNGSDEPFGALRKVYFYPLQGSNQAFAYGGETYIQIVEFTPDGAKASAVLNYGNASRPGSPHITDQVRFFETRSLRPVYRTRAEVVMHARQREAF; translated from the coding sequence ATGAGCCGGATCCTGCTTATTTTTGCGCTGATGGCGTTTTTGGAAAATGATTCAACTGCGGCCTTGTCCCCTCTCGAGCAAGCGTTGTCCGGCGCGCAAGCCTCCCCGCCTCACCCTGGCGAAATCCTCTGGGACGAGTTTGGTATTCCGCACATTTATGGTCCTGATCTCCTGACCGTCGTGCGCGGTTTCGGCTACGCCCAGATGGAGAATCATGCGGAGTTGATCCTGCAGAACATCGCCGCGGCGAGGGGACGATCGGCCGAGTATTTCGGGCCGGGCGAAAAGGGTGCGAACGTGGAGAGCGATACGCGGGTGGTGACCTATGGCATCGGACCCCGTGCCGAGGAGTGGTACCGGCAGGGCGGTTTGCCCCAACGGAGGTTGATCGACGCATTTGTCGAGGGCATGAACGCTTACGCCGCAGCTCACCGGGACGGTATCAGCCCGGTTTTTCAACCGGTGTTGCCCTTGGTGCCGTCCGACGTGCCGGCGTTGTTCCAGTTCACCATCCACTTCAACTTCATGCTCTACCAGTCAAACGTCGCCCAGTTGCTGGCCGGCTGGCAGCATAGCCAGCTCAACGCCGGCGCCGCCGTTCAGATCAAGGTGCATAAAGCTTCAAACGGGTGGGCACTCGCGCCGGCAAAGTCCGTCTCGGGACACCCGATCCTGGTGGGAAATCCGCAGTTGGGGTGGGGCGTAAACCAGCCGCTTCCGGGGTTGGGCGTGTATCAATGGATGGAAGCCAACCTCGTGGTCGGCGACCCGGACCATCCTCTGGTCAATGCGTACGGAGTCGCCTTTCCCGGGTCGCCGTGCCTGGGGATCGGCTTCAACGATTACCTCGGCTGGACCCACACGAACAACGCCATCAAGAACGCCGACCTCTATGAACTGCAACGGTCGGGCGACGGTTACCTCTTTGATGGCCAGGTTCACCCGTTCGACGTACGTACCTCGGAGATCAAGGTGCGCCAGCCTGACGGCGCCCTCGTGCCCCAGACCGTCTCGGTGCTCTCGTCCGTTCACGGCCCGGTGATTGCCAGGCGCGACGACAAGGCATTGGCCCTGCGCGTCGCCGGCCTGGATACCAACTCGGTCATGAGCCAGTACTGGGAGATGATGCTTGCGCGGCAATTCGGGGAGTTCGTACAGGCCAACCGCCGCCTCCAGATGCCTTTCTTCAACGTCATCTACGCGGACCGGGAAGGCCACATCATGTACCTTTTCGGCGGCCGGCAACCGCGGCGGAGCGGCGGCACTTACGCTGAGTTCGCCGGTATCCTGCCCGGCACTTCCAGCAAAAACCTATGGACCGAGACCCTCCGCTGGGATGAACTGCCGCGCACAGTTGATCCGCCGGGCGGCTTCGTGCAGAACTCCAATGATCCCCCCTGGTTCGCGACCTTTCCGCAAACGATCCGCACAAAAGATTACCCCGGCTACATCGCGCCCGACGACATGTACTTCCGGCCGCAGCACGGGGCGACTTTTCTCCTTTCCCGGCCCAAGTTTACCCCGGCAGAAATCATCGCGGGTAAAATGTCGACCACCATGATCATGGCCCAACGGGTGGTGCCGGACCTGATCACCGCGGCGCGCGCTTCCGGCGATCCGACCGCGGCGGCCGCCGCCGCCGTGCTGCAACGCTGGGATCGAAACAGTAATGCGGATAGCCGGGGCGCCCTCCTGTTCCAACAATGGTACCGCCTCTACGTCGCCGACCCGAACTCACCGAAGGATGACCGCTGGGGCCCGTCGTACCCGGCGTTCCGGCAACCGTTTGCACCCGGTTCTCCGCTGACCACTCCGCGCGGATTGAAGGACCCGGCCCGGGCGGTGCCGTTCCTGGTGCAGGCAGCCAAACAACTGCAAGCCCAGTATGGGAGGTTGGACGCGGCCTGGGGCGACGCGAACCGGATTCTCCTCGCGACCCATGATCCGGCCTTTCAGAAAACCATCACCCTGACCAACTCGCCGGGAAACGGCAGCGATGAACCGTTTGGAGCGTTGCGAAAGGTGTACTTCTACCCCTTGCAGGGCTCCAATCAGGCGTTCGCCTACGGCGGGGAAACCTATATCCAGATTGTGGAGTTCACCCCGGACGGCGCGAAGGCCAGCGCCGTTCTCAACTACGGGAACGCTTCCCGGCCGGGATCGCCGCACATCACTGACCAGGTCCGCTTCTTTGAGACCAGGAGTCTGCGGCCGGTGTACAGGACCCGCGCAGAAGTCGTGATGCACGCAAGGCAACGCGAAGCGTTTTAA